The Thermodesulfobacteriota bacterium genome includes the window ACAGCCCGATTGAGCAGGATCTGCGGCGATGGGGCCAGTTTGCCGACATCCGCTGACCGGAACAGCAGCGGCAGGAAGGCGAGGATATCTTGTCTCCGCTGGTGCTTTCTAGAAGAGGGCATCGGGGAGGCTGGCAAGCACCCTGTGGACGGACGCGAGCATGGTCGGCAGATGGGTCGACTCCAGGGCGTCGGCCACGGCAGCGGGCACGAAGCGTTTCAGGTCGTCCAGAATCTGCGCCCGGGTGAGGTCGCCGTGCGCACCCAGATCCCGAAGAACATCGGCGACCGAGCGCCGCTGCGTGAAATCGTACATCCTGATCTTGCGTGCCACAGTCTCGGGATCGGCCTTGACCCCACAGGTCTGCTCGAGAAACCAGATGTCCCAGAAATCTCGACCCTTGTACGCCGGCCGCTCCAGAAGAGCGCGCAGCTTGCCAGCCATGATCTCCGGCAGGGTCTCTGCCAGAAGGATGGCATGGGGATCGGTCTTGAGGCTGCCGCCCTGCAGGCGCTGCGCCACCGCCGGCAGGGTGCCCATGATCATCGGCTGGGTGTCGGGTCGCAGCGGACCGACGATCCGTTGAAACTCAAGCTTCACGGCAATCTTGCCGCGGAAGTTGGCCGGCGCAAACCGGACCCAGGCCTTGCCAAGGGGGCCGGCCATGCCCTCGGTCTGCAGCTCCAGGCGTCCGGGCCCCAGGTGCGCCACCAGATCGCGTCGGATCGCTGATCCGGCCTTGGCCAGCAAGGCACAGACCTCATCCGCCGCCAGGCAGCTTTCGAAGTCCAGGTCCTCGGAAAACCGGCTGCCGCCATAGCACCAGCGAAGGGCCGTTCCCCCCTGGAAAAAGAGGCCGGAGCTTGCCGGGTGACGAAAGAGGTGGGCAATGAGCACAAGTTGAATGATTTCAGCCCGTTGGATGTATGAAGCCTGCCATATCTTCATACCATGAAGGTATCATTTTTGATAAATAACGTCAACGGATATCCCCAAACGGCCTACCACTGCACTCCATCGGCTACGGCCTGGCTCTCCTCCCGCTACCCGCCCACCCCTT containing:
- a CDS encoding nucleotidyl transferase AbiEii/AbiGii toxin family protein, which codes for MLIAHLFRHPASSGLFFQGGTALRWCYGGSRFSEDLDFESCLAADEVCALLAKAGSAIRRDLVAHLGPGRLELQTEGMAGPLGKAWVRFAPANFRGKIAVKLEFQRIVGPLRPDTQPMIMGTLPAVAQRLQGGSLKTDPHAILLAETLPEIMAGKLRALLERPAYKGRDFWDIWFLEQTCGVKADPETVARKIRMYDFTQRRSVADVLRDLGAHGDLTRAQILDDLKRFVPAAVADALESTHLPTMLASVHRVLASLPDALF